In Sphaerodactylus townsendi isolate TG3544 linkage group LG13, MPM_Stown_v2.3, whole genome shotgun sequence, one DNA window encodes the following:
- the LOC125443007 gene encoding vacuolar protein sorting-associated protein 29-like: MALHRMLVLVLGDLHIPHRCSSLPAKFKKLLVPGKIQHILCTGNLCIKDSYDYLKTLAGDVHVVRGDFDEGLSYPEQKIVTVGHFRIGLIHGHQVIPWGDMASLAVLQRQLNVDILLSGHTHKFEALEHQNKFFINPGSATGAYSALDRNITPSFVLMDIQASTVVTYVYQLIRNEVKVERIEYRKS; encoded by the exons ATGGCCctcca CAGGATGTTGGTGCTTGTGCTAGGAGATCTTCATATTCCGCATCGATGCTCCAGCCTCCCAGCCAAGTTCAAGAAACTTCTGGTCCCAGGAAAGATCCAGCACATCCTCTGCACTGGGAATCTCTGTATCAAAGACAGCTATGATTACCTGAAGACGCTGGCAGGGGACGTTCATGTCGTCAGAGGGGACTTTGACGAGGGCCTGAGTTACCCAGAGCAGAAAATTGTTACTGTTGGGCATTTTAGAATTGGTCTGATCCACGGCCATCAAGTTATCCCTTGGGGCGATATGGCCAGCTTGGCCGTTCTGCAGAGGCAGCTGAATGTGGACATCCTCCTTTCAGGGCACACCCATAAATTTGAGGCTCTTGAGCATCAGAACAAGTTCTTTATCAACCCTGGATCAGCCACAGGAGCCTACAGTGCCCTGGACAGAAACATCACTCCATCATTTGTTCTGATGGACATTCAGGCCTCCACAGTTGTAACTTATGTGTACCAGCTTATCAGGAACGAAGTGAAGGTGGAAAGGATTGAATACAGGAAGTCGTAA